ATGGGGAGAACCCACAAGCAGTATGTCCCCCCCGCGGCCGCCGTCCCCCCCGTCCGGCCCCCCTTTGGGTATGAATTTCACTCGGCGGAAACCGACGTGACCGTCTCCGCCGTCACCGGCTTTGACGAAGATTTTCGCTTCATCCACGAATCGGGGAGTTT
This DNA window, taken from Bdellovibrionota bacterium, encodes the following:
- a CDS encoding GTPase ObgE, with product MSKTPRFVDEAKIFVKAGDGGDGHVGFRRVKFIPKGGPDGGDGGRGGDILLVGSPH